The following are from one region of the Nicotiana tabacum cultivar K326 chromosome 3, ASM71507v2, whole genome shotgun sequence genome:
- the LOC107761719 gene encoding putative polyamine oxidase 4 — protein MEIKDDDSGSSNFLDGTLPPRLGRPHSSSPSVIVIGGGISGIAAARFLHNASFKVLLLESRDRLGGRIHTDYSFGCPVDMGASWLHGVCDENPLAPLIRRLGLSLYRTSGDNSVLYDHDLESFMLFDMDGHQVPQNTVVQVGDVFKKILSETEKVRNEHSHDLSVLQAISIVLDRHPELRQEGLSHEVLQWYICRMEAWFAADADTISLKTWDQEQVLTGGHGLMVQGYHPVIKALSKDIDIRLSHRVKRITNGYNKVMVTVEDGRNFVADAAIITVPLGVLKANLIEFEPKLPEWKQSAIADLGVGNENKIALRFDNVFWPNVELLGVVAPSSYACGYFLNLHKATGHPVLVYMAAGRLACDLEKLSDESAAEFAMLQLKKMFPDATKPVQYLVSRWGTDPDTLGCYSYDLVGKPTDVYDRLRAPLGNLFFGGEAVSSDDHQGSVHGAYESGIMAAGNCRHHLIKRHGSLEMVQANSYREEILEAAVPLQISRM, from the exons GCACTTTACCACCCCGCTTAGGTCGGCCGCATAGTTCATCTCCATCTGTAATTGTGATTGGTGGAGGTATCTCAGGCATAGCTGCTGCACGTTTCCTTCACAATGCATCTTTTAAG GTGCTCTTGTTGGAATCACGGGATAGACTTGGTGGTCGCATACATACCGACTACTCATTTGGTTGCCCAGTTGATATGGGAGCATCATG GCTCCATGGGGTGTGTGATGAGAATCCTTTGGCTCCACTGATACGTCGATTAGGGCTCAGTCTATATCGCACTAGCGGTGATAACTCAGTACTGTATGACCATGATTTAGAAAG TTTCATGCTGTTTGACATGGATGGTCATCAAGTTCCTCAAAATACAGTTGTTCAAGTTGGAGATGTATTCAAGAAAATCCTCAGTGAG ACTGAGAAAGTGAGGAATGAGCACAGTCATGACTTGTCGGTTCTTCAAGCAATATCTATTGTACTGGACAGGCATCCAGAGTTGAG GCAAGAAGGACTTTCCCATGAGGTGTTGCAATGGTACATATGCAGAATGGAGGCATGGTTTGCTGCAGATGCAGACACGATCTCTCTGAAAACCTGGGATCAG GAACAAGTTCTCACTGGTGGTCATGGACTTATGGTGCAAGGCTACCACCCAGTCATAAAGGCATTATCAAAAGACATCGATATTCGTTTAAGTCACAG GGTCAAGAGGATTACAAATGGGTATAACAAGGTGATGGTTACAGTTGAGGATGGGAGGAATTTTGTCGCGGATGCTGCTATTATAACTGTGCCTCTAGGTGTTCTTAAAGCCAACTTGATTGAGTTTGAACCAAAATTGCCAGAATGGAAGCAATCTGCAATAGCAGATCTTGGTGTAGGCAATGAAAACAAGATTGCATTACGATTTGATAACGTATTTTGGCCGAACGTGGAATTGTTAGGTGTTGTTGCACCTAGTTCATATGCTTGTGGTTATTTTCTTAACCTCCACAAGGCAACAGGACATCCGGTCCTTGTCTATATGGCTGCTGGAAGACTTGCTTGTGATCTTGAGAAATTATCAGACGAATCTGCTGCTGAGTTTGCAATGCTGCAGCTGAAGAAGATGTTCCCCGATGCTACTAAGCCT GTTCAGTATCTTGTATCTCGCTGGGGTACGGATCCGGACACCCTTGGATGTTATTCTTATGACTTGGTTGGAAAGCCAACTGATGTGTACGATAGGCTTCGAGCACCATTGGGTAATCTATTCTTTGGAGGGGAAGCTGTGAGCTCGGATGATCATCAGGGGTCGGTCCATGGTGCGTATGAATCTGGAATTATGGCTGCTGGAAATTGCCGCCACCATCTCATCAAAAGACATGGAAGTCTGGAAATGGTTCAGGCTAATTCCTATAGGGAGGAAATCCTTGAAGCCGCAGTTCCTCTccagatttcaagaatgtga